The following are encoded in a window of Rubellicoccus peritrichatus genomic DNA:
- the glmM gene encoding phosphoglucosamine mutase, giving the protein MSRRYFGTDGIRGAVGGDLMNVDFLRRVGYALADFLIKHNHAKPVTAVIGRDTRASGEAFEKAICEGLCVAGVHVIRLGVVPTPAVSMSTRDLRADLGIVLTASHNPSSDNGLKLFDNRGLKFASDAEAAIEDFIDKQEVPDDVVHVECAYDHDSSGHYVNFQKSLMHQNCLKDWKIVLDTANGAAFKTSPAVFKHFGADLLQIGAEPDGENINQNVGSECPEQLAELVIAENARLGIAHDGDADRAVFCDEKGFILSGEEVMGAIALDLIERDKLNHNTLVTTVHSNLGLDHALNAVGGKTIRTAVGDRNILHAMLEGEYTFGGESSGHYLFFEQSKSGDGLLAAIRIVELMLRTGKPLSELRKAVRLFPQATKNIHVSEKLPLESCDALSAAIARIEQKFGNSGRVLVRYSGTEPQLRLLVEAEDDSLIAPAINELEGAVRADLPIDK; this is encoded by the coding sequence GATGGAATTCGGGGCGCTGTCGGTGGCGACCTTATGAATGTGGATTTTTTGCGTCGAGTGGGATACGCCCTCGCCGATTTCCTCATCAAACATAATCACGCCAAGCCCGTAACCGCTGTCATTGGGCGAGATACACGCGCTTCGGGTGAGGCTTTTGAAAAAGCCATCTGTGAAGGGCTTTGTGTGGCGGGAGTCCATGTCATCCGCCTGGGCGTTGTCCCAACTCCGGCAGTTTCCATGTCTACCCGCGATCTAAGAGCCGACCTTGGGATTGTTTTAACAGCCTCACATAACCCAAGTTCCGATAATGGTCTAAAGCTTTTTGATAATCGGGGACTGAAGTTTGCCTCGGATGCTGAAGCAGCCATCGAGGATTTCATTGATAAGCAGGAAGTCCCGGATGATGTCGTCCATGTCGAGTGTGCCTACGATCACGATTCGTCGGGCCATTACGTTAATTTTCAGAAGTCTTTGATGCATCAGAATTGCCTTAAGGATTGGAAAATTGTTCTGGATACCGCCAATGGGGCAGCTTTTAAGACTTCGCCTGCCGTTTTTAAGCACTTTGGTGCTGACCTTCTGCAAATTGGTGCCGAACCGGATGGCGAGAATATCAATCAAAACGTGGGTAGCGAATGCCCGGAGCAGTTGGCAGAGTTAGTGATTGCTGAGAATGCCCGTCTTGGCATTGCCCACGATGGAGATGCCGACCGTGCTGTTTTCTGCGATGAAAAAGGCTTCATCTTATCTGGCGAAGAAGTTATGGGAGCAATCGCTCTTGATCTCATTGAGCGGGATAAGTTGAACCATAATACGCTGGTCACAACCGTTCACAGTAATCTTGGTTTGGACCATGCATTGAATGCTGTTGGTGGTAAAACGATCCGCACTGCAGTAGGTGATCGCAATATTCTCCATGCCATGTTGGAAGGAGAATACACCTTCGGAGGTGAATCCTCTGGCCATTACCTGTTTTTCGAACAATCGAAATCCGGAGATGGACTTTTGGCTGCAATTCGCATCGTAGAACTCATGTTGAGGACTGGGAAACCGTTATCCGAATTGAGGAAGGCAGTCCGACTTTTTCCCCAGGCTACGAAGAATATCCATGTTTCTGAGAAGTTACCCTTGGAGTCCTGTGATGCTTTATCTGCAGCAATTGCACGAATTGAGCAGAAATTTGGCAATAGTGGCCGTGTTTTGGTTCGTTACTCAGGAACTGAGCCCCAATTGCGTCTTTTGGTTGAAGCAGAAGACGATTCTCTGATTGCACCAGCAATAAATGAATTGGAGGGTGCAGTTAGGGCTGATTTACCCATAGATAAGTAA
- a CDS encoding tetratricopeptide repeat protein, whose translation MSDTETIPEVSLKDLDPRLRKQVENAQKSADKNPTYAIDVCMGILQRNPGCLEVREILRKAQRRAKGAKTSGLTKFIGSVTSAPFAMKAGNQIKKDPKAVLESAEKMISANPANATAHKMLGQAAEALGLWNTAVFAYQDIKSLDAENMDNRVALGNALLEAGRAKDAILEGDAIMAANPANEEGQELVRRASVAESMERGKWEDDSDFRDKLKDEEASIELEQASRVANDEEVLEKLVEKNIKRIEEEPENLNHYREVISAYRQMGQIDLAIEYVDKARATVNGRSDPTLERQASDLRITGMRARVEELNKRIADDPFDADATSDLEKVSAELHAFRLKNARELVEKYPNDYATKYELGELLLEEGDYDGAIQEFQLAQRNPKVRSNALLSLGRAYLKKEFFDIAVEQLALAKKEIPLMNELKKEAIYELALAYELMGNEEEAIGEYKIIYQNDIGYRDVSDKINNFYAKRSKKA comes from the coding sequence ATGTCAGATACCGAAACTATCCCTGAAGTGAGTTTGAAAGACTTGGATCCGCGTTTGCGGAAGCAGGTTGAGAATGCGCAGAAGAGCGCCGATAAGAATCCGACCTATGCAATCGATGTTTGCATGGGTATACTTCAGCGCAATCCTGGCTGTCTTGAGGTTCGTGAGATTCTACGCAAAGCGCAGCGTCGAGCCAAGGGAGCCAAGACAAGTGGATTGACCAAGTTTATTGGTAGCGTGACGAGTGCTCCGTTTGCTATGAAAGCGGGCAATCAGATCAAAAAGGACCCCAAGGCGGTCCTGGAATCTGCGGAAAAGATGATTTCTGCCAATCCGGCAAATGCAACCGCCCACAAGATGCTTGGCCAGGCAGCTGAGGCTCTGGGGCTCTGGAACACGGCCGTTTTCGCTTATCAGGATATTAAGTCCCTGGATGCGGAAAACATGGACAATCGTGTCGCTCTTGGGAATGCCTTGCTTGAGGCGGGCCGTGCTAAGGATGCAATTCTCGAAGGCGATGCCATTATGGCAGCCAATCCGGCTAATGAAGAAGGACAGGAACTGGTCCGTCGTGCCTCTGTTGCTGAGTCAATGGAGCGTGGTAAGTGGGAAGATGACAGTGATTTCCGCGATAAGTTGAAGGATGAGGAAGCGTCGATTGAGTTGGAGCAGGCATCTCGTGTTGCCAATGATGAGGAGGTCCTCGAAAAGCTGGTTGAAAAGAATATCAAGCGCATCGAGGAAGAGCCTGAGAATTTGAATCACTACCGTGAGGTCATCAGTGCATACCGGCAGATGGGTCAAATTGACCTTGCAATCGAGTATGTGGATAAGGCAAGGGCTACCGTAAATGGTCGCAGTGACCCTACCTTGGAAAGGCAGGCATCGGATTTACGTATCACTGGCATGCGTGCGCGTGTGGAGGAATTGAACAAGAGAATCGCAGACGATCCGTTTGATGCAGATGCTACTTCCGATCTTGAAAAGGTTTCAGCCGAGCTGCATGCGTTTCGCCTCAAAAATGCCCGCGAGCTTGTTGAAAAATACCCGAACGATTACGCTACGAAGTATGAGTTGGGTGAATTGCTCCTTGAAGAAGGTGATTACGATGGTGCGATTCAGGAGTTCCAGTTGGCACAGCGTAATCCCAAAGTGCGTTCCAATGCATTGCTCTCTCTTGGCCGTGCCTATTTGAAGAAGGAATTCTTTGATATTGCTGTTGAACAGCTTGCACTGGCGAAGAAAGAGATTCCTTTGATGAACGAGCTTAAGAAGGAAGCAATCTACGAACTCGCTTTGGCTTATGAGCTGATGGGGAACGAAGAAGAAGCCATTGGGGAATATAAGATTATCTATCAGAATGATATCGGTTACCGTGATGTCTCTGATAAGATCAACAACTTCTACGCAAAGCGTAGCAAGAAAGCATAA
- the mqo gene encoding malate dehydrogenase (quinone) has product MKSSHHIDNPDVILIGSGIMSSNLGAMLKKLSPELKIQLYEVTEELSQESSNGWNNAGTGHAGICELSYTPTSNADGTVDVDKAIEIFHQFEHSKQFWGYAVRSGMVKDPKDFINPVPHISFVYGQEQVDFLKARYKAMSSHHFFKDMEYTEDRDVIRKWAPLLLAGRDNTPVAATKMDRGTDVNFGEIARKLIRWLGEQSGCGYATNHRVTDLKRTSSGWEVTILDAKDNRTFKNNAKFVFIGAGGGSLPLLQKSGIAESKGFGGFPIGGQWLICDKPEVVEQHEAKVYGMSPGAAPTMAVPHLDTRIIDGKKALLFGPYAAWTTKFLHKGGKVTDLPGSIRPDNILSLMKVGMHNIPLVRYLIQQGTQSMNDRMKELHNFYPDAKTDDWKLIDAGIRVQAIKKEDGDAGIVHFGTEVVTDADRSISALLGASPGASVSVNIVLEVILKCFSHLLASQDGKDRMKAMLPTYDEDLVDPSMAERQHTVSEEAVKSLQLI; this is encoded by the coding sequence ATGAAGAGTTCACACCATATCGACAATCCAGACGTCATACTCATTGGAAGCGGAATCATGTCTTCCAATTTAGGTGCTATGCTCAAAAAGTTGAGCCCGGAACTGAAAATCCAACTTTACGAAGTCACTGAAGAACTCTCTCAGGAAAGCTCAAATGGTTGGAACAATGCGGGGACTGGACATGCAGGCATCTGTGAGCTGAGTTATACTCCCACCAGCAATGCTGACGGCACGGTTGATGTTGATAAAGCAATTGAGATTTTTCACCAATTTGAACACTCCAAGCAATTCTGGGGTTACGCTGTTCGAAGTGGCATGGTGAAAGATCCCAAGGATTTCATCAATCCTGTGCCACATATCAGCTTTGTCTATGGCCAGGAACAGGTCGATTTTCTCAAAGCACGCTACAAAGCGATGTCCAGCCACCATTTCTTCAAAGATATGGAGTACACTGAGGATCGTGATGTGATTCGCAAGTGGGCTCCACTACTCCTTGCCGGGCGAGACAACACCCCAGTCGCTGCGACAAAGATGGATCGCGGTACCGATGTAAACTTTGGCGAAATTGCCCGTAAACTAATTCGATGGCTAGGTGAACAATCCGGCTGCGGTTATGCCACCAATCATCGCGTGACTGACTTAAAGCGCACAAGCTCAGGTTGGGAAGTCACTATTCTCGATGCAAAAGACAACCGGACTTTCAAAAACAATGCCAAATTTGTCTTCATTGGTGCTGGTGGCGGCAGTCTGCCTTTACTTCAAAAATCAGGTATTGCCGAGAGCAAAGGCTTCGGTGGTTTTCCAATCGGTGGACAATGGCTGATCTGCGACAAGCCAGAAGTTGTCGAACAGCATGAGGCCAAAGTATATGGCATGTCGCCTGGCGCAGCACCAACCATGGCTGTCCCTCACTTGGACACTCGAATTATCGATGGCAAAAAGGCATTGCTGTTTGGCCCATATGCAGCCTGGACCACCAAATTTTTACACAAAGGCGGCAAGGTAACTGATCTTCCTGGTTCGATTCGTCCGGACAACATATTGTCACTGATGAAAGTTGGCATGCATAACATACCACTTGTGCGTTACCTTATTCAGCAAGGCACGCAGAGTATGAATGACCGCATGAAGGAGCTGCACAACTTCTACCCCGATGCCAAAACAGATGATTGGAAATTGATCGACGCAGGTATTCGCGTTCAGGCCATCAAAAAGGAAGACGGCGACGCAGGCATTGTTCATTTCGGCACCGAAGTGGTAACTGATGCAGACAGATCAATTTCAGCGCTGCTTGGCGCCTCTCCGGGTGCATCGGTCTCAGTCAATATCGTGCTTGAAGTAATCCTCAAGTGCTTCAGCCATTTACTTGCGAGTCAAGATGGGAAAGATCGCATGAAAGCTATGCTTCCTACTTATGACGAGGACCTTGTTGATCCGTCCATGGCAGAACGCCAACATACCGTCAGCGAAGAAGCAGTAAAATCACTTCAGCTGATCTGA
- a CDS encoding YHYH protein: protein MKIALVLLSVIGFTLPSLAHNGHHSHGPSSATATNEVEITTTSEKRIIESNGIPNHSTGQFPGRGNPHEISVQFVRYEIPLTPREADKPIDARGYALGVALNGVKIDVATAEFWNNQRGSIWNEEAIVNGKGRLGLDGNNAHVQPTGAYHYHGVPNGLIEELGGEGKMVQVGWAADGYPIYGPWAYSDPMDPNSEIVEMKPSYRLKTGTRPGGNTGPGGRYNGMYTADFEYAEGLGDLDESNGRIGITPEFPQGTYYYVLTNSFPYVPRYFHGIPDRSFRMHGGGDGGPHRGHPGMFGSAGRFGRPPPPPQFRR, encoded by the coding sequence ATGAAAATTGCTTTAGTATTGTTGTCAGTCATTGGCTTCACCCTCCCCTCACTTGCCCACAATGGACATCATTCGCATGGACCCAGTTCGGCAACAGCCACCAACGAAGTTGAAATAACGACAACGTCTGAGAAACGTATCATTGAATCCAATGGAATCCCGAATCATAGCACAGGCCAGTTCCCAGGAAGAGGAAACCCACATGAAATCAGTGTTCAATTTGTCAGATACGAAATCCCTTTAACGCCTCGCGAAGCCGATAAACCAATTGACGCCCGGGGCTATGCCCTTGGTGTTGCACTCAACGGTGTAAAAATCGATGTGGCCACAGCTGAGTTCTGGAATAACCAGCGCGGCTCCATCTGGAATGAAGAAGCCATTGTTAATGGTAAAGGCAGACTTGGTCTGGACGGCAACAATGCGCATGTCCAGCCTACGGGAGCCTATCATTACCACGGCGTGCCCAATGGCCTGATTGAGGAGTTGGGTGGAGAAGGCAAAATGGTTCAGGTTGGCTGGGCCGCTGACGGTTATCCAATCTATGGTCCCTGGGCTTACAGTGATCCCATGGACCCAAATAGCGAAATCGTGGAAATGAAACCATCCTATCGCCTGAAGACAGGAACACGACCCGGTGGTAATACTGGCCCGGGCGGTCGTTATAATGGAATGTATACCGCTGATTTCGAGTACGCTGAAGGACTGGGGGATCTAGATGAATCCAATGGTCGGATTGGCATTACTCCTGAATTTCCACAAGGCACCTATTACTATGTCCTGACAAACAGTTTTCCTTATGTCCCTCGCTACTTCCATGGCATCCCTGACCGGAGCTTTCGCATGCATGGAGGAGGCGATGGAGGTCCACATCGTGGCCATCCTGGCATGTTCGGCTCCGCCGGCCGCTTCGGAAGGCCACCTCCGCCTCCACAGTTCAGGAGATAA
- a CDS encoding DNA polymerase domain-containing protein produces MLRFENPEAYTLGVKERKGVTAVEAIRPLEHQWLLEQKARLFGGMRFDEIRRCQLDIETYSSIADSFPDPDLKEDRVLAIGLRYGGESHYLVLAEKTDDAERELLKSLNTALAEADPDVIEGHNIFKFDLDYLKRRCKRLKVPCAWGRYGQKAKFRNSRLRIAERWVDYPRCDLPGRTVFDTYLMIQLFDITTRELPSYTLKDVARYLKVTTEKDERTYLAPAEIQETFDTDRDRFLAYLGDDLRETEGIAGLLLPTYVAQAKNFPMNLQEICLRGTAAKVDSLFLEKYFHAGAALPQPPEVSGYAGAFTKSFHTGVFHHVLHYDVASLYPSLLLHIGRNPVGDSLGVFIPMLEELRAERLHYKTLARETDDPVLKREFTARQASYKIVINSFYGYLGFPGARFADSELAAEVTAKGRDLLQKLITEFEKHDCKVLEADTDGIYLSSEKDWKDPEALLDKVKRILPAGIDLEFDGSYESMFCYKSKNYALYDGEKISIAGSALRSRGIEPFLKELSDTLIHHLLGAGKQNPSTLENDLRNAISQGDFPIHRLAKREYLSQNPEAYQKAVETGGKSRRASLEVALRMDPQPRMGEQVSYYITTGDKKRSPDWQVARPVADYNPEAQPYDPTYYLRKLDEWRKRYAEFLEPVESSIQGELF; encoded by the coding sequence TTGCTGAGATTTGAGAACCCCGAAGCCTATACGCTTGGAGTTAAAGAGCGAAAAGGTGTCACTGCGGTTGAAGCGATTCGCCCCTTGGAACATCAATGGCTGCTGGAGCAGAAAGCTCGGCTTTTCGGAGGCATGCGTTTCGATGAGATACGCCGCTGTCAGCTGGACATTGAAACTTACAGTTCCATTGCAGACAGTTTTCCCGATCCCGACCTGAAAGAAGACAGAGTCCTGGCGATTGGCCTTCGCTATGGAGGTGAGTCACACTATCTGGTCCTGGCCGAAAAAACCGATGACGCGGAACGTGAGTTGCTCAAATCGCTCAACACTGCATTGGCCGAAGCCGACCCTGATGTCATCGAGGGGCATAACATCTTCAAGTTTGATTTAGACTATCTCAAACGCCGGTGTAAGCGATTAAAAGTGCCTTGCGCCTGGGGACGCTACGGCCAGAAAGCAAAGTTCCGCAACAGTCGCCTCCGGATTGCCGAGCGCTGGGTTGATTATCCTCGTTGCGATCTTCCGGGACGAACGGTTTTCGACACCTACCTCATGATTCAGCTCTTCGACATCACGACACGGGAGCTTCCCAGCTATACCTTGAAGGATGTCGCACGTTACTTAAAAGTAACCACAGAAAAGGACGAACGCACTTATCTGGCACCTGCTGAAATCCAGGAGACTTTCGATACGGATCGTGATCGCTTCCTGGCGTATCTTGGAGATGACCTTCGCGAAACCGAAGGCATTGCAGGGCTGCTTCTTCCAACTTATGTCGCCCAGGCAAAAAACTTCCCCATGAACCTGCAGGAAATCTGTCTCCGGGGAACCGCAGCAAAGGTCGATTCGCTCTTTCTGGAAAAATACTTCCATGCAGGAGCCGCCCTGCCTCAACCTCCCGAAGTCAGTGGTTACGCCGGTGCTTTTACTAAAAGCTTTCACACCGGCGTCTTCCATCATGTGTTGCATTATGACGTTGCATCGCTCTATCCCAGCCTGTTGCTGCACATTGGCAGGAATCCGGTCGGTGATTCTCTCGGTGTCTTCATTCCAATGCTGGAAGAGCTTCGCGCTGAAAGGCTTCATTATAAAACACTGGCCCGTGAGACGGATGATCCAGTCCTTAAACGGGAATTCACCGCCCGCCAAGCCAGTTATAAAATCGTGATCAATTCCTTTTATGGTTATCTCGGTTTTCCCGGAGCACGTTTTGCCGACAGTGAACTGGCCGCCGAAGTGACCGCCAAAGGGCGTGACTTACTACAAAAACTCATCACTGAATTTGAGAAACATGACTGCAAGGTTCTTGAAGCAGACACAGACGGCATCTACCTCTCTTCAGAGAAAGACTGGAAAGATCCCGAGGCTTTGCTCGACAAAGTAAAACGGATACTCCCTGCCGGAATCGATCTTGAGTTCGACGGCAGTTATGAGTCCATGTTTTGTTATAAGTCGAAAAATTACGCTTTATATGATGGCGAAAAAATCAGTATCGCAGGTTCAGCCTTGCGATCACGTGGCATCGAGCCATTCCTCAAGGAACTGAGTGATACGCTGATTCATCATCTGCTGGGAGCCGGTAAACAGAATCCGTCGACTTTGGAAAACGACTTGCGCAATGCGATTTCACAAGGCGACTTTCCAATCCATCGCCTGGCAAAAAGAGAATACCTTTCTCAAAACCCGGAAGCTTACCAGAAAGCAGTCGAAACCGGTGGAAAATCCCGGCGAGCGTCACTGGAAGTTGCCTTGCGTATGGATCCACAACCTCGAATGGGCGAGCAGGTCAGCTATTACATCACAACAGGAGACAAGAAGCGGTCACCCGATTGGCAAGTCGCAAGACCAGTTGCTGATTATAATCCAGAAGCACAGCCTTACGACCCCACCTATTACTTGCGAAAACTCGACGAATGGCGAAAGCGTTACGCCGAGTTTCTCGAACCGGTCGAATCGAGTATTCAGGGAGAACTGTTTTGA
- a CDS encoding SDR family oxidoreductase, with translation MSNSLKTIVITGCTRGIGRALTEKFTQLGHNVIGCGRNDLLIDELRHHPGPSENFSIVNVLKPTQVRNWAEDVVQRHGVPDIIINNAGVAHASVAFWDIEPDDFDRTIDINIKGVANVARAFIPFMLKKGSGIIINMSSGVGTYAIPDFSGYAASKHAIEGLSKSIAKDLPQGIACIPLQPGMVNTEMLQDHLGLESADKGVSPAEWAEYAAPYILTLGPEHSGESMRVEKPNA, from the coding sequence ATGAGCAACTCACTGAAAACCATTGTTATCACGGGCTGCACTCGAGGGATCGGCCGGGCTTTAACCGAAAAGTTCACTCAACTCGGACATAACGTTATTGGCTGTGGGCGGAATGATCTTTTAATTGATGAATTGCGCCATCATCCCGGGCCTTCGGAAAACTTTTCCATCGTCAATGTCCTTAAGCCTACCCAGGTCAGGAACTGGGCCGAAGATGTTGTCCAGCGGCATGGCGTCCCGGACATCATAATCAATAATGCAGGTGTCGCCCATGCATCAGTGGCCTTTTGGGATATTGAACCAGACGACTTTGACCGGACTATCGACATCAACATCAAAGGCGTCGCCAACGTAGCCCGCGCCTTCATCCCTTTTATGCTCAAAAAAGGCTCCGGGATTATTATCAATATGAGCTCAGGCGTCGGTACTTATGCCATACCTGACTTTTCGGGCTATGCAGCCTCCAAACATGCCATCGAAGGACTGAGCAAAAGCATCGCAAAAGACCTGCCCCAAGGCATAGCCTGCATCCCCTTGCAACCCGGGATGGTCAACACGGAAATGCTTCAGGATCACCTCGGACTGGAAAGCGCAGATAAAGGAGTAAGCCCTGCCGAATGGGCCGAATACGCCGCACCTTACATCCTGACTTTGGGACCGGAACACAGTGGCGAAAGCATGCGCGTCGAAAAACCAAATGCATGA
- a CDS encoding fatty acid desaturase — MAPSEGAKESLFSDKRPKPNAAPAKRPESWRKIVLKYQKPTLRQSIWQITNTLVPYIALWTAMYFTVSLSWPLTLALAVIAGAVLVRIFIIFHDCGHGSYFKSKRANDIVGYLSGVLTFTPYRHWRWQHAVHHGTSGNLDQRGDGDIWTMTVNEYLDASPGERLKYRISRNPFVLFVLGPIFIFLIYQRFPASNANKRERQSVHWMNAGLVVYCTAMSLIFGFWNFVWIQLTVMFIAGSAGIWIFYVQHQFEGTYWRKQEDWDYLTSAMEGSAYYKLPRILQWLSGNIGFHHIHHLSSRIPNYNLEKCHFSEPFFQQVPELLLIPSLKSLNLRLWDEESHQLVGFKHLKQLKEKQLAA; from the coding sequence ATGGCTCCTTCAGAAGGAGCTAAGGAATCACTTTTTTCGGATAAAAGACCGAAACCAAACGCAGCACCCGCTAAGAGACCTGAATCGTGGCGCAAGATTGTCTTAAAATACCAGAAGCCCACCCTGAGGCAGAGTATTTGGCAAATCACCAATACACTGGTGCCTTACATCGCTCTCTGGACTGCGATGTACTTCACGGTTAGCCTCTCCTGGCCACTCACGCTCGCCTTGGCTGTGATTGCAGGAGCTGTTCTGGTGCGCATTTTCATTATTTTTCATGACTGCGGTCATGGTTCTTATTTCAAATCAAAGCGGGCCAACGATATTGTTGGTTACCTTTCCGGTGTCTTGACCTTCACTCCCTACCGGCACTGGCGCTGGCAACATGCGGTTCATCACGGCACCTCGGGTAATCTTGATCAACGGGGAGATGGCGACATCTGGACCATGACGGTGAATGAATACCTGGATGCATCTCCTGGCGAACGCTTAAAATACCGCATATCCCGAAACCCGTTTGTCTTGTTCGTGCTGGGACCAATCTTTATATTCCTCATTTACCAGCGCTTCCCAGCATCCAATGCGAACAAGCGCGAGCGCCAGTCTGTCCATTGGATGAATGCAGGTCTCGTCGTTTATTGCACCGCGATGAGCTTAATCTTCGGCTTTTGGAACTTCGTTTGGATCCAACTGACTGTCATGTTTATCGCTGGCTCTGCCGGAATCTGGATATTCTACGTCCAGCATCAATTCGAAGGCACCTACTGGCGTAAACAAGAGGACTGGGATTACCTGACTTCCGCCATGGAAGGAAGCGCCTATTACAAACTCCCCCGCATCCTTCAATGGCTGTCCGGCAACATCGGCTTTCACCACATCCATCATCTCAGCTCGAGAATACCCAACTATAATCTGGAGAAATGCCACTTCTCAGAGCCATTTTTCCAACAGGTGCCGGAGCTTCTTTTGATCCCCAGCCTGAAATCCCTCAACCTGCGCTTGTGGGACGAAGAGAGTCATCAACTGGTAGGCTTTAAGCATCTGAAGCAATTAAAAGAAAAACAACTAGCCGCGTAA
- the alr gene encoding alanine racemase, which yields MPGNPQDRVWAAIDLAALERNLGRIRSALPPHVRYVAVVKADAYGHGLYQTVARLMQCHADAFAVANVFEGAEVREVGAGWPILVLGAVLPGEEDHLVNYDLIATVSGEEEVKRFEKAARRAGQALRVHLKIDTGMGRLGVWHSDAEALFKRLEKSKHLVLEGIFTHFSSADSDLDYTRTQRDRLLRFIKKIPVETQRDLLVHADNSAGLESFTKDSPLNAVRVGLLQFGLLPYPTSLLSRLAVEPVLSFSTRVGLTKELPSGTPISYGQTYRLKQRSRIAVLTAGYGDGIPTASSNKAEVLIMGKRCPVLGRITMDQTVVDVTHIEHPVSPGDIATLIGRQGREEITVTEFSEWGNCIPWETFCSLTKRVPRVYQTSRVHT from the coding sequence ATGCCAGGAAATCCACAAGATCGTGTTTGGGCTGCCATTGATTTGGCGGCATTGGAACGCAATCTCGGACGCATTCGTTCAGCCTTACCACCGCATGTGCGCTATGTCGCCGTGGTCAAGGCTGATGCTTACGGGCATGGCCTTTACCAGACCGTGGCACGCTTGATGCAATGCCATGCAGACGCCTTTGCCGTTGCCAATGTTTTTGAAGGAGCCGAAGTCAGGGAGGTCGGCGCAGGCTGGCCAATTCTGGTGTTGGGAGCCGTCCTTCCGGGAGAGGAAGATCATTTGGTCAATTACGACCTGATCGCGACAGTTTCCGGCGAAGAAGAAGTCAAACGCTTTGAAAAGGCCGCCAGGCGAGCAGGACAAGCCCTGCGGGTTCACCTCAAGATCGATACAGGAATGGGGAGATTGGGTGTCTGGCATTCAGATGCCGAAGCACTCTTCAAGCGTTTGGAAAAGAGTAAACACCTGGTCCTTGAAGGTATCTTCACGCACTTCTCCAGTGCTGACTCCGATTTGGATTACACCCGAACGCAACGAGACCGCCTTTTGCGTTTCATTAAGAAAATCCCAGTTGAAACTCAACGGGACTTGCTCGTCCATGCCGACAACAGTGCCGGCCTTGAAAGTTTTACCAAGGACAGCCCACTGAATGCGGTTCGCGTTGGTCTGTTACAATTCGGACTTCTGCCCTACCCGACCTCGCTTTTGTCACGACTTGCGGTTGAGCCTGTCCTGAGTTTCAGCACGCGGGTTGGTCTGACCAAAGAGCTGCCATCCGGAACCCCCATCAGCTATGGGCAAACCTATCGTTTGAAACAGCGCAGCCGTATCGCCGTGCTCACCGCAGGCTATGGCGATGGCATTCCCACAGCATCGAGCAATAAGGCCGAAGTCCTCATCATGGGCAAACGCTGCCCCGTTCTCGGACGAATCACCATGGACCAGACAGTCGTCGATGTAACTCATATTGAACATCCGGTATCACCTGGTGACATTGCCACGCTCATTGGTCGACAAGGTAGGGAAGAAATAACCGTCACGGAATTCAGTGAATGGGGAAACTGTATCCCCTGGGAAACTTTTTGCTCACTGACAAAACGCGTTCCACGAGTTTATCAGACTTCGCGAGTGCATACTTAG